The Sphingomonas sp. genome contains a region encoding:
- a CDS encoding phosphoglycerate kinase, with the protein MARTFKTLDDMGDITGKRVLVREDLNVPMADGKVSDDTRLRAAIQTVAELADRGAKVLILAHFGRPKGNPNPEFSLSQVVKPLEQVLGRSVRYIDWEGDAASVATLNDGDIALLENTRFFGGEEKNDPAVVDRFAALGDLYVNDAFSAAHRAHASTEGLAHKLPAFAGRQMEAELDALDKALGNPEHPVAAVVGGAKVSTKLDVLKHLVAKVDHLIIGGGMANTFLAARGVDVGKSLCEHDLTGTAEEIMDAADAAGCTVHLPYDVVVAKEFRANPPVRTVNVHEVAADEMILDVGPAATEALADVLKTCKTLVWNGPLGAFEIPPFDAATVSLARTAAALTKEGQLVSVAGGGDTVAALNQAGVGGEFSFVSTAGGAFLEWMEGKELPGVAALAR; encoded by the coding sequence ATGGCGCGCACTTTCAAGACGCTCGACGACATGGGCGATATCACCGGCAAGCGGGTGCTGGTCCGCGAGGACCTCAACGTGCCGATGGCCGACGGCAAGGTAAGCGACGACACGCGCCTCCGCGCCGCGATCCAGACCGTCGCCGAATTGGCGGACCGCGGCGCCAAGGTGCTGATCCTCGCGCATTTCGGCCGCCCCAAGGGCAATCCCAACCCCGAATTCTCGCTCTCGCAGGTCGTCAAGCCGCTCGAGCAGGTGCTGGGTCGCTCGGTCCGTTATATCGACTGGGAAGGCGATGCCGCGTCGGTCGCGACGCTCAACGACGGCGACATCGCGCTGCTAGAGAACACCCGCTTCTTCGGCGGCGAAGAGAAGAACGATCCGGCCGTGGTCGATCGCTTTGCGGCCCTCGGCGACCTCTATGTCAACGACGCCTTCTCGGCCGCGCACCGCGCGCACGCCTCGACCGAGGGCCTCGCCCACAAGCTGCCCGCCTTTGCCGGCCGCCAGATGGAAGCCGAACTCGACGCGCTCGACAAGGCGCTGGGCAATCCCGAGCATCCGGTGGCAGCCGTGGTCGGCGGCGCCAAGGTCTCGACCAAGCTCGACGTGCTCAAGCACCTCGTCGCCAAGGTCGATCACCTGATCATCGGCGGCGGCATGGCCAACACCTTCCTCGCCGCGCGCGGCGTCGATGTCGGCAAGAGCCTGTGCGAGCATGACCTGACCGGCACCGCCGAGGAGATCATGGACGCGGCGGACGCTGCGGGCTGCACCGTCCACCTGCCGTACGACGTGGTGGTGGCGAAGGAATTTCGCGCCAACCCGCCGGTGCGCACGGTCAACGTCCACGAAGTCGCGGCGGACGAAATGATCCTCGACGTCGGCCCCGCTGCCACCGAGGCGCTCGCCGACGTGCTCAAGACCTGCAAGACTTTGGTGTGGAACGGCCCGCTTGGCGCGTTCGAAATTCCGCCCTTCGATGCGGCGACCGTCTCGCTCGCGCGCACCGCGGCGGCGCTTACCAAGGAAGGCCAGCTCGTCTCGGTCGCGGGGGGCGGCGACACGGTGGCGGCGCTCAACCAGGCCGGCGTAGGCGGCGAGTTCAGCTTCGTATCGACCGCGGGCGGCGCCTTCCTGGAGTGGATGGAAGGCAAGGAACTCCCCGGCGTCGCCGCACTGGCGCGCTAA
- a CDS encoding TlpA disulfide reductase family protein yields the protein MWNRRRVLQGSAALLLPSLPANAAPKPVVGQPAPDAELTLVGGEKVRLSEMRGDVIVLNIWATWCVPCREELPLLDRYYALQKRYGLRVYALTTESSVPLYKLKPLFETLSIQPTKKIKGPYEAIDGAVPSNYVIDRAGVLRYARAAAFRLDDLNRELVPLLKAPRPA from the coding sequence ATGTGGAATCGACGGCGAGTGCTCCAGGGAAGCGCCGCGCTGCTTCTGCCGAGCCTACCGGCAAATGCGGCACCGAAGCCGGTGGTGGGCCAGCCCGCCCCGGATGCCGAACTGACCCTGGTGGGCGGCGAGAAGGTGCGGCTGTCCGAGATGCGCGGCGACGTGATCGTGCTCAACATATGGGCGACCTGGTGCGTGCCGTGCCGAGAGGAATTGCCGCTGCTCGATCGCTATTACGCGCTCCAGAAGCGCTACGGCCTGCGCGTCTATGCGCTGACCACCGAATCTTCGGTACCGCTGTACAAGCTGAAGCCGCTGTTCGAGACGCTGAGCATCCAGCCGACGAAGAAGATCAAGGGGCCGTACGAGGCGATCGATGGCGCGGTGCCGTCCAACTATGTGATCGATCGTGCGGGGGTGCTGCGCTACGCCCGGGCGGCGGCGTTTCGCCTGGACGATCTCAACCGTGAACTGGTGCCGCTGCTGAAAGCGCCACGGCCGGCTTGA
- a CDS encoding class I fructose-bisphosphate aldolase, with protein MGITPAVKAILDQYGSDNPGVKANLARILMQGKLGGTGKLIILPVDQGFEHGPARSFSVNPDAYDPHYHFQLAIDAGLSAYAAPLGMIEAGADTFAGQIPTILKVNSSNSWATGIDQAVTGGVDDALRLGCSAIGFTIYPGADGVFEMMEEIKEMRAQAASVGIATVIWSYPRGGKLSKEGELALDVGAYAAHMAALLGAHIIKVKLPAANIEQAEAKKLYEGTDWSDQADRVRHVVQSCFAGRRIVVFSGGASKGADAVYQDARDILAGGGQGSIIGRNTFQRPRAEALAMLDKLVAIYKGEEA; from the coding sequence ATGGGCATCACGCCGGCCGTAAAAGCGATCCTCGACCAGTACGGCTCCGACAATCCGGGCGTGAAGGCGAACCTCGCGCGCATCCTGATGCAGGGCAAGCTCGGCGGCACCGGCAAGCTGATCATCCTGCCGGTCGACCAGGGCTTCGAGCATGGCCCGGCGCGCAGCTTCTCGGTCAATCCCGACGCCTATGACCCGCACTATCATTTCCAGCTGGCGATCGACGCAGGGCTCTCGGCCTATGCCGCGCCGCTGGGCATGATCGAGGCGGGGGCCGACACCTTTGCCGGCCAGATCCCGACGATCCTCAAGGTCAACAGCTCGAACAGCTGGGCGACCGGCATCGACCAGGCGGTGACCGGCGGCGTCGACGATGCGCTGCGCCTCGGCTGCTCGGCGATCGGCTTCACCATCTATCCGGGCGCCGACGGCGTGTTCGAGATGATGGAAGAGATCAAGGAAATGCGCGCGCAGGCGGCCTCGGTCGGCATCGCGACGGTGATCTGGTCCTATCCGCGCGGCGGCAAGCTCAGCAAGGAAGGCGAACTGGCGCTCGACGTCGGCGCCTATGCCGCGCACATGGCGGCGCTGCTCGGCGCGCACATCATCAAGGTCAAGCTGCCCGCCGCGAACATCGAGCAGGCCGAAGCCAAGAAGCTCTATGAGGGCACCGACTGGTCCGACCAGGCCGATCGCGTGCGCCATGTCGTGCAGAGCTGCTTCGCCGGCCGCCGCATCGTCGTCTTCTCGGGCGGCGCGTCGAAGGGCGCAGATGCGGTCTACCAGGACGCCCGCGACATTCTCGCCGGCGGCGGCCAGGGCTCGATCATCGGCCGCAACACCTTCCAGCGCCCGCGCGCCGAGGCGCTGGCGATGCTCGACAAGCTGGTAGCGATCTACAAGGGCGAGGAGGCCTGA